The Cellulomonas fulva genome includes a window with the following:
- the ppgK gene encoding polyphosphate--glucose phosphotransferase: MSHHHKHETAFGIDIGGSGIKGAPVDLKKGEFADDRLRIPTPLPATPDAVAQTVAQIVDSFDLDKKVPIGVTFPAVMLHGVAQSAANVDASWIGTDAQKLFSKATGRDVVAVNDADAAGYAETRYGAAKGVDGVVLVVTLGTGIGSALVVDGQLVPNTELGHLEIDGHDAETRASDAARDREGLEYPQWAERLQRYFTVVENLFWPDLIVVGGGVSKHHEKFLPLLDLRTKIVPAELRNAAGIVGAAALAAR, from the coding sequence ATGAGCCACCACCACAAGCACGAGACCGCGTTCGGCATCGACATCGGCGGCAGCGGCATCAAGGGCGCCCCCGTCGACCTCAAGAAGGGCGAGTTCGCCGACGACCGCCTGCGCATCCCGACGCCGCTGCCTGCCACGCCCGACGCGGTCGCGCAGACCGTCGCCCAGATCGTCGACTCGTTCGACCTGGACAAGAAGGTGCCGATCGGCGTCACGTTCCCGGCGGTCATGCTGCACGGCGTGGCGCAGTCCGCCGCGAACGTCGACGCGTCGTGGATCGGCACCGACGCGCAGAAGCTGTTCTCGAAGGCGACCGGCCGCGACGTCGTCGCGGTGAACGACGCGGACGCGGCGGGGTACGCCGAGACGCGGTACGGCGCCGCCAAGGGCGTGGACGGCGTGGTGCTCGTCGTCACGCTCGGCACGGGCATCGGCTCGGCCCTGGTGGTCGACGGGCAGCTGGTTCCGAACACCGAGCTGGGCCACCTCGAGATCGACGGGCACGACGCCGAGACGCGCGCGTCCGACGCGGCACGCGATCGCGAGGGCCTCGAGTACCCCCAGTGGGCCGAGCGCCTCCAGCGCTACTTCACCGTGGTCGAGAACCTGTTCTGGCCCGACCTGATCGTGGTCGGCGGCGGCGTCTCGAAGCACCACGAGAAGTTCCTGCCGCTGCTCGACCTGCGCACGAAGATCGTGCCGGCCGAGCTGCGCAACGCCGCCGGGATCGTGGGCGCGGCCGCACTGGCGGCCCGCTGA
- a CDS encoding MBL fold metallo-hydrolase — protein MLVAADGTCLVVDPGVTRREVATLAHTIAERGWRPLAVWSTHDHWDHRLDGPGFAGLPRWGAGGGGTHDELARQRDEDDELRRALGADDEPAPIGPHPLPYPRARTTADGWAVLDWPGPRVLVAHHRAHAPGHTALHLPDVGVLVAGDMLSDVEIPLLDDTAVDPVADYRAALDLLARAAATFVVPGHGTVGRGSRARAAADRAYLDALVAASRPDDVCDTRLTAAWLRTTHRRQHAVARAGVG, from the coding sequence GTGCTCGTCGCCGCGGACGGCACGTGCCTCGTCGTCGACCCCGGCGTCACCCGACGCGAGGTCGCGACGCTCGCCCACACGATCGCAGAGCGCGGCTGGCGACCGCTCGCGGTGTGGTCGACGCACGACCACTGGGACCACCGCCTCGACGGCCCCGGGTTCGCCGGACTCCCCCGCTGGGGCGCGGGTGGCGGTGGGACGCACGACGAGCTGGCGCGCCAGCGCGACGAGGACGACGAGCTCAGACGCGCCCTGGGCGCCGACGACGAGCCCGCCCCGATCGGCCCCCACCCGCTGCCCTACCCCCGCGCGAGGACCACGGCCGACGGCTGGGCCGTGCTCGACTGGCCCGGGCCGCGCGTCCTGGTCGCGCACCACCGCGCGCACGCGCCCGGCCACACCGCGCTGCACCTGCCCGACGTCGGCGTCCTGGTCGCCGGCGACATGCTCTCCGACGTCGAGATCCCGCTGCTCGACGACACCGCCGTGGACCCGGTGGCCGACTACCGCGCCGCGCTCGACCTGCTCGCGCGGGCTGCCGCCACGTTCGTCGTGCCCGGCCACGGCACCGTCGGCCGGGGCTCCCGGGCGAGGGCCGCGGCCGACCGCGCGTACCTCGACGCGCTCGTCGCGGCCTCCCGTCCCGACGACGTCTGCGACACGCGCCTGACGGCCGCCTGGCTCCGCACCACGCACCGCAGACAGCACGCGGTGGCCCGGGCAGGTGTCGGCTAG
- a CDS encoding SLC13 family permease: MTTPRRGRPWWVVALAVSLLALVTGWLPRADAVALAERTGPVLLFVAALTVVAELCAGAGLFAAAAAGAARVARGRRWALWLLVVVLATASTAVLSLDTTAVLLTPVVIALARRTHTPPLPFALVVLALANTASLVLPVSNLTNLLADHALREAGAGFLALMWAPALVSVLVTVLVLGVRDRRSLAGAHDPVPAPRAADPVLLRTTGGVVATMAVAFLVGVVPALAACVAAVVLLVATAVRRRPLPVPAADLVPWRTLVVVAGLFVVVATAHAHGLGDALAAAAGDGDGPLDLLRLAAVGALASNAVNNLPAYLALDPATAGEPLRIAALLIGTGVAPLLTPWGSLATVLWWQRCRQVLLDVPARTIVLQGLLVAPLTLVLATAALVLTS; this comes from the coding sequence GTGACCACCCCGCGTCGGGGCCGGCCCTGGTGGGTCGTCGCGCTCGCCGTCTCGCTCCTCGCGCTCGTCACCGGCTGGCTCCCGCGTGCCGACGCCGTGGCGCTGGCGGAGCGCACCGGCCCGGTGCTGCTCTTCGTCGCGGCCCTGACGGTGGTGGCGGAGCTGTGCGCGGGCGCGGGGCTGTTCGCCGCGGCCGCCGCCGGTGCCGCCCGGGTCGCCCGCGGACGCCGCTGGGCGCTGTGGCTGCTCGTCGTGGTGCTCGCGACCGCGAGCACGGCGGTGCTCTCGCTCGACACGACGGCCGTCCTGCTGACCCCCGTCGTCATCGCGCTCGCCCGCCGGACGCACACCCCGCCGCTGCCGTTCGCGCTCGTCGTCCTGGCGCTCGCGAACACCGCGTCGCTGGTGCTGCCGGTCTCCAACCTGACGAACCTGCTCGCCGACCACGCGCTGCGGGAGGCGGGGGCGGGCTTCCTCGCGCTGATGTGGGCACCCGCGCTCGTCTCGGTCCTCGTCACCGTGCTCGTGCTCGGCGTGCGTGACCGGCGCTCGCTCGCCGGGGCCCACGACCCGGTCCCGGCACCCCGCGCCGCGGACCCCGTGCTCCTGCGCACGACCGGCGGGGTCGTCGCGACCATGGCCGTGGCCTTCCTCGTGGGCGTGGTGCCCGCGCTCGCCGCGTGCGTGGCGGCGGTCGTCCTGCTGGTCGCCACGGCGGTCCGACGACGTCCGCTCCCGGTGCCGGCCGCCGACCTGGTGCCCTGGCGCACGCTCGTCGTGGTCGCCGGGCTGTTCGTGGTGGTCGCGACCGCTCACGCCCACGGGCTGGGCGACGCGCTCGCGGCCGCCGCGGGCGACGGCGACGGCCCCCTCGACCTGCTGCGCCTCGCGGCCGTGGGCGCGCTCGCGTCGAACGCCGTGAACAACCTGCCCGCGTACCTGGCGCTCGACCCCGCGACGGCGGGCGAGCCGCTGCGCATCGCCGCCCTGCTGATCGGCACCGGCGTGGCGCCGCTGCTGACGCCGTGGGGCTCCCTCGCGACCGTGCTGTGGTGGCAGCGGTGCCGTCAGGTGCTGCTCGACGTGCCCGCGCGCACGATCGTGCTCCAGGGGCTGCTGGTCGCGCCCCTGACGCTCGTGCTGGCGACGGCCGCGCTCGTCCTCACGTCCTGA
- a CDS encoding tautomerase family protein, which yields MAQVKVYGRRSAWAPRRAEVSDAIHGALVDAWGLPADKRFHRFLLLDDEDLVAPRSSDYLVVEVVCFTGRSAAAKRALLTAFFADVAPALGLAPDDLEVMILESPPEHWGIRGVSGDELTLGYRVDV from the coding sequence GTGGCGCAGGTGAAGGTCTACGGGCGGCGCTCGGCGTGGGCGCCGCGCCGGGCCGAGGTGTCGGACGCGATCCACGGCGCGTTGGTCGACGCGTGGGGGCTGCCCGCCGACAAGCGCTTCCATCGCTTCCTGCTGCTGGACGACGAGGACCTGGTGGCACCGCGCTCGTCGGACTACCTCGTGGTCGAGGTGGTGTGCTTCACCGGCCGCAGCGCCGCGGCGAAGCGGGCGCTGCTGACCGCGTTCTTCGCCGACGTGGCACCCGCGCTCGGCCTGGCGCCCGACGACCTGGAGGTCATGATCCTCGAGAGCCCGCCGGAGCACTGGGGCATCCGCGGGGTCTCCGGTGACGAGCTCACGCTCGGGTACCGCGTCGACGTCTAG
- a CDS encoding VOC family protein, producing the protein MSLVVSQLTIDCPDPTTLARWWASVLGWVQVEDDEPDDDEVEIAPPAGDATPWLFIRVPETKTVKNRLHVDVRPPDGSDQPTELARLLELGATRVDIGQGDVPWIVLADPEGNEFCLLRSTPAQLAAARA; encoded by the coding sequence ATGAGTCTCGTCGTCTCCCAGCTCACGATCGACTGCCCGGACCCGACCACGCTCGCCCGCTGGTGGGCGAGCGTCCTGGGCTGGGTGCAGGTGGAGGACGACGAGCCGGACGACGACGAGGTCGAGATCGCCCCGCCCGCGGGCGACGCGACGCCGTGGCTGTTCATCCGGGTGCCCGAGACCAAGACCGTGAAGAACAGGCTGCACGTGGACGTGCGCCCACCGGACGGCTCGGACCAGCCGACCGAGCTCGCACGCCTGCTGGAGCTCGGCGCGACGCGCGTGGACATCGGCCAGGGCGACGTGCCGTGGATCGTGCTGGCGGACCCGGAGGGCAACGAGTTCTGCCTGCTGCGCTCCACCCCGGCCCAGCTCGCCGCCGCACGGGCCTGA
- a CDS encoding DUF817 domain-containing protein produces MLWRRRLTRPPGARSAAERGFTTVEQRVDRWALAQLARVRTGGRGARVVGALVELAVFTLKQAWACLFGALLLVVILATDAWYPPDAPLARNDLLTIAAVALQVLMLATRLETVREMRVVIVFHVVGTVMELFKTDVGSWAYAADGVLRIGAVPLFSGFMYGAVGSYLTRVLRIFDLRFDRYPRRWVTAVLAAAIYVNFFTHHWVTDVRWVLVGAVLVVFGPCVMHYRVLTRVHRMPVVVAFLLVSSVIWVAENVATFAGAWLYPDQAAAWHPVGVSKLGSWFLLMIISVVLVTWVHPPRAPGPAAPAAAGPGWSVALGPVASGPVGSGPAGPGGGDDDGDRTDDEQRDEPADDPGGRSATGGAGVDHGSRRRRRDRRGDRVG; encoded by the coding sequence GTGCTGTGGCGACGACGACTCACCCGCCCCCCGGGAGCCCGGAGCGCGGCCGAGCGCGGCTTCACGACCGTCGAGCAGCGCGTCGACCGCTGGGCGCTGGCCCAGCTGGCCCGGGTCCGCACCGGCGGCCGCGGTGCGCGCGTCGTCGGGGCGCTCGTCGAGCTCGCGGTCTTCACGCTCAAGCAGGCGTGGGCGTGCCTGTTCGGCGCGCTCCTGCTCGTCGTGATCCTGGCGACCGACGCGTGGTACCCGCCCGACGCGCCGCTGGCCCGCAACGACCTCCTCACGATCGCCGCCGTCGCGCTGCAGGTGCTCATGCTGGCGACGCGGCTCGAGACGGTCCGAGAGATGCGCGTGGTGATCGTGTTCCACGTCGTCGGGACCGTGATGGAGCTGTTCAAGACGGACGTCGGCTCGTGGGCCTACGCGGCGGACGGCGTGCTGCGCATCGGCGCGGTGCCCCTGTTCTCGGGCTTCATGTACGGGGCCGTCGGCTCCTACCTGACCCGCGTGCTGCGCATCTTCGACCTGCGGTTCGACCGCTACCCGCGGCGCTGGGTCACCGCAGTGCTCGCGGCGGCGATCTACGTCAACTTCTTCACGCACCACTGGGTCACGGACGTGCGCTGGGTGCTGGTGGGCGCGGTGCTCGTCGTCTTCGGTCCGTGCGTCATGCACTACCGCGTCCTGACGCGGGTGCACCGGATGCCCGTCGTGGTCGCGTTCCTGCTGGTCTCCAGCGTGATCTGGGTCGCGGAGAACGTCGCCACGTTCGCGGGCGCGTGGCTCTACCCGGACCAGGCCGCCGCGTGGCACCCCGTCGGGGTGAGCAAGCTGGGGTCCTGGTTCCTGCTCATGATCATCTCGGTGGTGCTGGTGACCTGGGTGCACCCGCCGCGGGCGCCCGGACCGGCCGCACCCGCGGCGGCCGGCCCGGGGTGGTCAGTCGCGTTGGGTCCGGTCGCGTCAGGTCCGGTCGGGTCAGGTCCGGCGGGACCGGGCGGCGGAGACGACGACGGCGACCGCACCGACGACGAGCAGCGCGACGAGCCCGCCGACGACCCAGGCGGCCGGTCCGCCACCGGCGGGGCCGGGGTCGATCACGGGTCGCGCCGTCGACGACGCGACCGGCGTGGGGACCGCGTCGGCTGA
- a CDS encoding carboxypeptidase-like regulatory domain-containing protein yields the protein MVGTVSAWADSSYSAVEADVAPDGTFELPGLNGTSYWILFRSADPLTAVSGWYATDDRTLVPQETMLDGVRVSAGADIVMRPVAPRVVSGTVQAPPAWDGALEDLDLTLHATTTAGRTSRTDVPVASDGSFRIGLAPHLTHRLRLDSGTDLVTGYWDRSGSTVRTFGEATVIDDTVDSVLLAPALLSTLHGRVAMPSGYTYAKGTLTVRASTWNDENWYPTGETAAVAADGTFSLADLPTGQGVLLWFADSRRQLVGGYVDGATGAVGADRDSLVTVVGHEVEIRTVLAASVRGTVVVPAGYDWSDSFKPYVELLDPDTDEEVGSVSLRDGGTGFTFRGLAPGAEYLLRLADGSGQLVAGYLTDAATGALSRKRSDAVVVRGDGPTLTLRPAVNLAISGRLVLPDGPAPAYENVTLRYADDGSWAGSRSTDANGRFRFTGLPSSGSYLLEYGATWSTTAVGGYYSATEPYLVTSVDRATPVRPGSSTVTLRARPSTSMSGRVVKPTGFTGSLEYTTVTAYSDGVDDGMHDVYAEVEKDGTFRIRGLDPTRFYTLGYNGSGLVRGFLGADGSWETSGSRAALVAPQSGVTLRPPLASRLTGRVQLPGGVTWSDVQLELGTENGRWINVSRTGAFVVPDLQPYETVRLTLEDRSGVVAGGWYVSDDTPLTRDSRRATAVPAGTGGLVLRPIRTTTLQGQVVLPEGVDAASVHVELIASAVDGEASVRDARAEVGADGGFVLRGLDPDVEYDLHVDEASGTLATGRVFASGRTVPSPTDASTMAPAELPRTIRLSRAGTIEVQVTLPGTAGITYSSPTVRAYDLSGNAVASSTARASGVALLTNLAQDGEYLVRLSGTGVGTGWYHGEGAPLVAGRSVATSVPGRGTISVVATDAASVTGRVAPSAVDDGSSSVVVVDTATGEIVASDYVDPGHSFVLGGLLPGEYLIGANLDDAWSWYAPTYYAAGSTGTVPRDSATVVSLEPRGKAAGVVLAADACVTWSGFIDEVVDDDEVATVRVWDDGLVVRTWDGDEGEDAFVLRGLAPGTYHVGLAIDAGPERRLDDVTFTSCDDVAGARLGAHPAVHAITEPKVTGTRRVGSTLKVTSGTWAPSPATVAYQWLRGGTPIPGATSATYRLTPSDLGRSVKARVTARLVGLREGVRVVGPWGEVERGVLGAGRVSLTGKAALGSTLTAAVTGWSGSTVTWRWERDGAPISGASSARYAITKADVGHQVRATATAVRYGYTPAVATSAARTPVFSFVALSPPKLSGTVAVGSRVTASRGTWSAAPKSVRYTWLRSGAPIAGATRATYAPVAADVGKKLAVRVTATLTGYPSASAVSTTSTVVAGTIKNVTRPTVTGTARVGATVRVSPGRWSVPGVTVRYQWLRDGRAIAGATKATYTARSADVRTRLSVRVTASKPGYRSAATTASTRAVTTPAAAYL from the coding sequence GTGGTCGGCACCGTCTCGGCATGGGCCGATTCGTCGTACTCGGCCGTCGAGGCTGACGTCGCGCCCGACGGCACCTTCGAGCTGCCGGGCCTCAACGGCACGAGCTACTGGATCCTGTTCCGCAGTGCCGACCCGCTGACAGCTGTCTCGGGCTGGTACGCGACCGACGACCGGACGCTGGTGCCGCAAGAGACCATGCTGGACGGCGTGCGCGTCTCCGCCGGCGCGGACATCGTGATGCGGCCGGTCGCGCCACGGGTGGTCTCCGGCACGGTGCAGGCGCCGCCGGCCTGGGACGGCGCGCTCGAGGACCTCGACCTCACGCTGCACGCGACCACCACCGCGGGCCGCACGTCGCGCACGGACGTGCCCGTGGCCTCGGACGGGTCGTTCCGGATCGGCCTCGCGCCTCACCTCACCCACCGGCTGCGGCTCGACTCCGGGACGGACCTGGTCACCGGCTACTGGGACCGGAGCGGCTCGACGGTCCGCACGTTCGGCGAGGCCACGGTCATCGACGACACCGTCGACAGCGTCCTCCTGGCACCCGCGCTCCTGTCGACCCTGCACGGTCGTGTCGCGATGCCATCGGGGTACACGTACGCGAAGGGCACACTCACGGTCCGCGCGTCGACGTGGAACGACGAAAACTGGTACCCGACCGGCGAGACTGCCGCAGTCGCCGCCGACGGCACGTTCTCCCTCGCCGATCTCCCGACCGGCCAAGGCGTGCTGCTGTGGTTCGCCGACAGCCGACGTCAGCTGGTCGGCGGCTATGTCGACGGAGCCACCGGGGCGGTCGGGGCGGACCGCGACTCCCTGGTGACGGTCGTCGGGCACGAGGTCGAGATCCGGACCGTGCTGGCGGCGTCCGTGCGCGGGACGGTGGTCGTCCCCGCCGGCTACGACTGGAGCGACTCGTTCAAGCCCTATGTCGAGCTGCTCGATCCCGACACCGACGAGGAAGTCGGCTCTGTCTCGCTCCGTGACGGGGGCACGGGCTTCACGTTCCGCGGTCTGGCTCCCGGCGCCGAGTACCTCCTGCGCCTCGCTGACGGTAGCGGGCAGCTCGTGGCGGGCTACCTCACCGACGCCGCGACAGGTGCGCTCTCACGAAAGCGGTCGGACGCGGTCGTCGTCCGCGGCGACGGACCCACGCTCACCCTGCGGCCCGCCGTGAACCTGGCGATCTCCGGCCGTCTGGTGCTGCCCGACGGTCCGGCACCCGCCTACGAGAACGTCACGCTGCGGTACGCCGACGACGGAAGCTGGGCCGGCAGCCGGTCGACCGACGCGAACGGACGGTTCCGATTCACCGGCCTCCCGTCGAGCGGGTCGTACCTGCTGGAGTACGGGGCGACGTGGAGCACGACCGCGGTCGGCGGGTACTACAGCGCGACCGAGCCGTACCTCGTCACGTCCGTCGACCGCGCGACCCCTGTGCGCCCCGGGAGCAGCACGGTGACGCTGCGCGCTCGCCCGTCCACGTCCATGTCCGGACGCGTCGTCAAGCCCACCGGTTTCACGGGGAGTCTCGAGTACACGACGGTGACCGCCTACTCCGACGGCGTCGATGACGGGATGCACGACGTATATGCCGAGGTCGAGAAAGACGGCACCTTCCGCATCCGCGGCCTCGATCCGACGAGGTTCTACACCCTCGGATACAACGGATCAGGGCTCGTCAGGGGTTTCCTGGGCGCCGACGGCAGCTGGGAGACGTCGGGCTCGAGGGCCGCGCTGGTCGCACCGCAGTCGGGTGTCACGCTGCGCCCGCCGCTCGCGTCGCGCCTCACCGGCCGGGTCCAGCTGCCGGGAGGCGTGACCTGGAGCGATGTTCAGCTCGAGCTCGGGACCGAGAACGGTAGGTGGATCAACGTCTCGCGGACGGGCGCCTTCGTCGTGCCCGATCTCCAGCCCTACGAGACCGTGCGTCTCACGCTCGAGGACCGATCGGGCGTCGTCGCTGGTGGTTGGTACGTCTCCGACGACACCCCGCTGACACGTGACTCGAGGCGGGCGACCGCCGTTCCCGCGGGCACGGGCGGGCTCGTGCTACGGCCGATCCGCACGACGACGCTGCAGGGGCAGGTCGTGCTGCCGGAGGGGGTCGACGCCGCTTCGGTGCACGTGGAGCTCATCGCGTCCGCGGTCGACGGCGAAGCGAGCGTTCGCGACGCGCGGGCCGAGGTCGGCGCCGACGGCGGATTCGTGCTCCGCGGCCTCGACCCTGACGTCGAGTACGACCTGCACGTCGATGAGGCCTCCGGCACGCTCGCGACGGGCCGGGTCTTCGCGTCGGGCAGGACGGTCCCGTCCCCGACCGACGCCTCGACGATGGCTCCGGCCGAGCTGCCCCGGACGATCCGACTCAGCCGTGCAGGCACCATCGAGGTGCAGGTCACGCTCCCGGGAACAGCGGGGATCACCTACTCGAGCCCGACCGTCCGTGCCTACGACCTGAGCGGCAACGCCGTCGCCTCGTCGACGGCGAGGGCGTCCGGCGTCGCACTGCTCACGAACCTCGCGCAGGACGGCGAGTACCTGGTCCGGCTGAGCGGCACCGGGGTCGGAACCGGCTGGTACCACGGCGAGGGCGCCCCGCTCGTCGCCGGAAGGTCGGTCGCGACGTCGGTCCCAGGTCGGGGCACGATCAGCGTGGTGGCGACGGATGCGGCCTCCGTCACAGGGCGCGTCGCCCCGTCGGCGGTCGACGACGGCTCCTCCTCCGTCGTCGTCGTCGACACCGCGACGGGCGAGATCGTCGCCTCGGACTACGTCGACCCGGGCCACTCGTTCGTCCTCGGCGGGCTGCTCCCGGGCGAGTACCTCATCGGCGCGAACCTCGACGACGCGTGGTCCTGGTACGCCCCGACGTACTACGCGGCAGGGAGCACCGGGACGGTCCCGCGCGACTCCGCGACCGTCGTCAGCCTCGAGCCCCGGGGCAAGGCGGCCGGCGTCGTGCTGGCCGCCGACGCGTGCGTCACGTGGTCGGGGTTCATCGACGAGGTCGTCGATGATGATGAGGTCGCGACGGTCCGGGTGTGGGACGACGGGCTCGTCGTGCGCACGTGGGACGGCGACGAGGGCGAGGACGCGTTCGTCCTCCGCGGTCTCGCACCGGGCACCTACCACGTCGGTCTGGCGATCGACGCGGGACCCGAACGCCGGCTCGACGACGTCACCTTCACGTCGTGCGACGACGTGGCCGGGGCCCGCCTCGGTGCGCACCCCGCTGTTCACGCGATCACCGAACCGAAGGTCACCGGCACCCGGCGCGTCGGTTCGACGTTGAAGGTCACGTCGGGCACCTGGGCGCCCTCGCCGGCCACGGTCGCCTACCAGTGGCTCCGCGGGGGCACGCCGATCCCGGGCGCGACCTCCGCGACCTACCGCCTGACGCCCTCCGACCTCGGCAGATCGGTCAAGGCGCGAGTCACCGCGCGGCTCGTCGGCCTGCGTGAGGGAGTACGCGTGGTCGGGCCGTGGGGCGAGGTGGAGCGCGGCGTTCTCGGGGCCGGTCGCGTCTCGCTGACCGGCAAGGCCGCACTCGGGTCGACGTTGACGGCAGCCGTCACGGGGTGGTCGGGTTCGACGGTCACGTGGCGGTGGGAGCGCGACGGAGCACCGATCAGCGGCGCGTCGAGCGCGCGCTACGCGATCACGAAGGCCGACGTCGGTCACCAGGTCAGGGCGACCGCAACGGCCGTGCGCTACGGGTACACGCCAGCGGTGGCGACATCCGCCGCGCGTACTCCGGTCTTCTCGTTCGTCGCATTGAGCCCGCCGAAGCTCAGCGGGACGGTGGCGGTCGGCTCACGTGTGACGGCGTCACGCGGCACCTGGAGCGCCGCACCGAAGTCCGTCCGGTACACGTGGCTGCGCAGCGGTGCGCCGATCGCGGGCGCGACGCGGGCCACCTACGCTCCCGTCGCCGCCGACGTCGGCAAGAAGCTCGCGGTGCGCGTGACCGCCACCCTCACCGGCTACCCGTCGGCCTCCGCCGTCAGCACGACGAGCACGGTCGTCGCCGGCACGATCAAGAACGTGACGAGGCCGACGGTCACCGGCACGGCGCGCGTCGGAGCGACCGTGCGCGTCTCGCCGGGTCGGTGGTCGGTCCCCGGCGTCACCGTTCGCTACCAGTGGCTACGCGACGGACGTGCGATCGCGGGTGCGACGAAGGCCACGTACACGGCACGGAGCGCGGACGTGCGCACCCGGCTCTCGGTTCGCGTGACGGCGTCCAAGCCCGGGTACCGTTCGGCTGCGACGACCGCGAGCACGAGAGCCGTCACGACGCCGGCGGCGGCGTACCTCTAG
- a CDS encoding YaaA family protein gives MLVLLPPSEGKTAPRRGAPVDLGALSAPALTPARAAVLDALVRVSARPDATDVLHVSAGLSDEVARNTALRQAPAAPARSVYTGVLHTAAGLAHLTPAQRRRAEQSVRIFSGLWGVVTPQDVIPAYRLSGGVDLPGVGPLGTVWRAHLGAVLDEQAAGGLVVDARSADYVAMWRPAAADWVAVRVERELAGRRSVVSHNAKHARGVLTRHLLTRRAQPPRDAEALAAAAAELVGTDLLAVELAPRPARGARTLTLVVA, from the coding sequence GTGCTCGTGCTGCTCCCCCCGTCCGAGGGCAAGACCGCGCCCCGACGCGGTGCTCCCGTCGACCTCGGCGCGCTGTCCGCCCCCGCGCTGACGCCCGCGCGGGCCGCCGTGCTCGACGCGCTCGTCCGGGTGAGCGCGCGGCCGGACGCCACGGACGTGCTGCACGTCTCGGCCGGGCTGTCCGACGAGGTCGCGCGCAACACCGCGCTGCGCCAGGCGCCGGCCGCCCCGGCGCGCTCGGTCTACACGGGCGTGCTGCACACCGCAGCCGGGCTCGCGCACCTCACGCCCGCGCAGCGTCGGCGCGCCGAGCAGTCCGTGCGGATCTTCTCGGGGCTCTGGGGCGTCGTCACGCCCCAGGACGTGATCCCCGCCTACCGGCTGTCGGGCGGCGTGGACCTGCCGGGGGTCGGCCCGCTGGGCACGGTGTGGCGCGCGCACCTGGGCGCCGTGCTCGACGAGCAGGCGGCGGGCGGGCTCGTCGTCGACGCCCGCTCGGCCGACTACGTCGCGATGTGGCGGCCGGCCGCCGCCGACTGGGTCGCCGTGCGGGTCGAGCGGGAGCTCGCCGGGCGGCGCTCGGTCGTCTCGCACAACGCGAAGCACGCCCGCGGGGTGCTGACCCGCCACCTCCTGACGCGGCGCGCCCAGCCGCCGCGGGACGCCGAGGCCCTCGCCGCGGCGGCAGCGGAGCTCGTCGGGACCGACCTGCTCGCCGTCGAGCTCGCGCCGCGGCCCGCCCGCGGCGCGCGCACGCTCACGCTCGTGGTGGCGTGA
- a CDS encoding YcnI family copper-binding membrane protein encodes MSKSPRALARLAAAGVAVAALVVVPAAGASAHVRVVPESTTAGAWTTLTFRVPNESPTAVTTSVAVDLPTDTPFLGVSTKPVPGWTASVEEGDLPQSVDVDGTTITRAPVRVVWTADDEKAAIGDGEFQELEISVGPLPAAGTTLVLPAEQSYSDGSVVAWDDVATGDDEPEHPAPALVVTEDTTGAGHGAAHGDTEDADGVTTEATTSEQTTSETTSSDGVARALGGVGVLLGGTAVAVAVTGRRRATGGE; translated from the coding sequence ATGTCGAAGTCCCCGCGCGCTCTCGCGCGCCTCGCTGCCGCCGGCGTCGCCGTCGCGGCGCTCGTCGTCGTCCCCGCCGCCGGTGCGTCCGCCCACGTGCGAGTCGTGCCCGAGTCCACGACGGCAGGGGCGTGGACCACGCTGACCTTCCGGGTCCCCAACGAGTCCCCGACCGCGGTCACGACGAGCGTCGCGGTCGACCTGCCCACCGACACCCCTTTCCTGGGCGTGTCCACCAAGCCCGTCCCCGGGTGGACGGCGAGCGTCGAGGAGGGCGACCTGCCGCAGTCCGTCGACGTGGACGGCACGACGATCACGCGCGCGCCGGTGCGCGTGGTGTGGACCGCCGACGACGAGAAGGCCGCGATCGGCGACGGCGAGTTCCAGGAGCTCGAGATCTCGGTCGGGCCGCTGCCGGCGGCGGGCACCACGCTCGTGCTCCCGGCCGAGCAGAGCTACTCCGACGGGTCCGTGGTGGCCTGGGACGACGTCGCCACCGGCGACGACGAGCCGGAGCACCCGGCGCCGGCCCTCGTCGTGACCGAGGACACCACCGGGGCAGGGCACGGCGCGGCGCACGGCGACACGGAGGATGCTGACGGGGTGACGACCGAGGCGACGACGAGCGAGCAGACGACGAGCGAGACGACGAGCTCGGACGGGGTGGCGCGCGCGCTCGGCGGCGTCGGCGTCCTGCTCGGCGGGACCGCGGTCGCCGTGGCGGTCACCGGGCGTCGTCGTGCGACGGGGGGCGAGTGA